The Halobacillus amylolyticus nucleotide sequence GGAACAAAACCACTGCTTTGTGCAGCCTCACGATAAGCATCAATCGTTCGCTTAAATACAGAAACGGATCCACCTAAATGGGCCATGAACATCGGAACACCAGCATTACCGGCCTTAATAGCACTAGCAGGTGAACCACCAACCGCACGCCAAATAGGTAATGAGCTATTCTTTGGAAGTGGAAGAACCTTTGCATTGTTTAATGGGGCGCGGAACTCTCCACTCCAATTCACAACTTCCTCTTCATTAATCCTCCGTAACAGATCAAACTTTTCCTCGTAAAGTTCTTCATAATCACGAACATTATAACCTAATAAATCAAAGAGCCCTATTCTTGAGGCACGCCCAGCAATAATCTCCGCACGACCTTTCGAGATCAGATCTAACGTTGCAAAGTTTTCATATACTCGTACTGGATCTGACGTACTGATAATCGTGGAAGAACTTGCGATTTTAATCTTTTCTGTTGCCTGAGCAATTGCTGCTAAAACAACCGCGTGTGCCTGCGTTGCAAAATACTCTTGGTGACTTTCACCTACGCTAAAAAAATCAATACCTGCCTGATCAGCTAGCTTAGCATACTCAACGATTTCGTGAATCCGTTGTTCTGCAGAAATTCTCTCTCCCGTTAAAGGGTTTGGTAAGTGGTCACCTAGTGTATAAATGCCAAATTCCATCCCTTTACTTTGATCGATACGATATTTTTCCATTTATCCTTCACCTTTCTATTAATACAATTTTTGGCTACTATATTTGTCGAAATACTTGCGACTGGTGCCTGTTTTCGTAGCAAGTATATAGATGATTTCTACTTTTTTCTTAGAGGTACGTTTTACATGACTAAAAAATCTAATCTACATCAAATTTTCTATCCATTCCTTCACGATGTTATTATAGATTATAATAATAAATATTATAAGTACGCACTTAATAGTGGTATAGTACCCCAAAGGATACTTAGGAGGAAATAAAGTGGAAAAGGTACCGGAATATTGTCGTGTAGAGGATGCTTTAGGTATTTTAGTTGGTAAATGGAAGCCTGTTATTTTATTGCATCTATTACAGAATGGAACAAAACGCTTTAGTGAATTGAAACGAAGTATGCCTGGAATCACGCAAAAGATGCTGACGAAGCAACTGCGAGAACTCGAGGATGAGGATATTGTTGATCGTGTTGTGTACCCTCAGGTTCCCCCAAAAGTGGAGTATTCTATTACGGAATATGGCAGAAGCTTAGAACCGATTTTAGAAGCCATGCATGAATGGGGGACGAAGCCCACATGGCATAAAATGAAAAAATTGAATAGAAAAGATAACTAAAAAAGATGAACCAAAGGAGTTCATCTTTTTTTAACCTATTTTCAAACTAAACTTAAGCTCATCACAACTTTTAATGTTCTGAGTGCATTGACTAACCCTGGCCTAAGTAACTTTAAAATCAATTCACCCAGAGATTCAAAACGAGCCATTTCCCAAATGAGGTGTATAAGCTAAATCCCATGTGCCCCCAATGGTTTTAAGTAGTGCCCCCGGCAGGATTCGAACCTGCGACACACGGTTTAGGAAACCGATGCTCTATCCCCTGAGCTACGGGGGCTAATAAATCACGTGCCTTATATTATACAAAAGTTCCCCCCAAATGAAAAGCCATTTTCCTGTAAAATTACTTAAGAATGATTACTTCCGTTCACTCGATATGGTAAAATGTAATTTGTCTGTCTAAGGGTATCGAATTTTGTTTCACCTGATTGAAGGAGGAGAAGAGATGGGGCAACTACCTTTCATTGCTGTTGAAGGGCCCATTGGGGTCGGTAAGACGTCTCTGTCTAAAAAACTTGCTTCCCAATTTGATTTTCATTTATTAAAGGAAATCGTTGAGGAGAATCCATTTTTAGGCAAGTTTTACGCTAATATTGAAGAATGGAGCTTCCAAACGGAGATGTTCTTCCTCTGCAATCGTTTCAAGCAGCTTGAAGAAATTGAGGGAGATTATTTACAGCTTGGAAAGCCTGTTATAGCTGATTATCATGTTGCTAAAAATATGATTTTTGCTCGTCGCACATTAAAAGAAGACCATTTTAATAAGTACTCACAAATTTTTAATATATTAACAAATGATATGCCAAAGCCCAATATGGTTGTCTACTTACATGCTAGCCTGGATACATTGCTTGAGCGGATCCGCATGCGTAATCGTGACGTAGAGGCAAATATTCAAGCTTCTTACCTACAGCAGCTATCACAGGATTACGAAGATTTCATGAATCATTTTGAAGCATCACATCCAGATATTCCTGTGATCCGCTTGAATGGAGATCAACTCGATTTTGTGAAACATCAAGATGACTTACGATATATTGTTAACCAGGTTCAGCATCACATGAATAAAGGAGAAGTAATCAAATGAATGCACGCGAACGCTATGGAATTCCACACGACAGTGTAATAACGATTGCGGGAACAGTCGGAGTCGGGAAGTCTACAATGACCAATGCTTTGGCCGAATCACTTAATTTCCGTACCTCTTTTGAAAAAGTAGATAAAAATCCATACCTTGACAAATTCTATCATGATTTTGAGCGATGGAGTTTCCATTTACAAATTTACTTTCTTGCTGAACGATTTAAAGAACAAAAGAAAATTTTCGAATATGGTGGGGGCTTCGTTCAAGACCGTTCAATTTATGAGGATACAGGCATCTTTGCTCGGATGCATTACGAAAAAGGAACGATGTCAGAAACGGATTATGAAACCTACACGAACCTGTTTGATGCGATGGTCATGACACCATACTTTCCACATCCTGACCTGCTCATTTACCTTGAGGGATCGTTTGACGACATTATTACTCGTATTAAAGATCGCGGACGTCCAATGGAACAGCAGACACCAATCGAATATTGGGAGGAAATGTTTAAGCGGTATGAGAATTGGATCGATAATTTCAACTCCTGCCCTGTTTTGCGTTTAAACATCGCTGATTATGACCTTCTTAACGATCTTTCAAGTGTCGAACCAGTCTTAGAGAAAATCGGCCATTTTATTCACCAATCACGTAAATGGCGTTCGAGTCACCTACTCACATAAGATAATGGGAAACCCCAGAGGGCTCATAGTTCTCTGGGGTTTTTATGAAATAGGAGAACACAAGAAAAAACACTAGGAAGAGCGTCTCCCTAGTGTTTTAAACAATAAAAAATCGTTACACTAGGTAACGATTTTTGTTCTATTAATCTCCAATATTTATGCGCTATTGTTGATATAAAATGGCGGAGGAGGAGGGATTCGAACCCCCGCGGGCCGTGAAGCCCCTGTCGGTTTTCAAGACCGATCCCTTCAGCCGGACTTGGGTACTCCTCCGTGTGACCGACAATAAATACTATATCATGCTTGTCCTTACTCGTCAATAAAATCAAGAAATTTTTTTGTGATTAAAAATAGAAGCTGCGAGAAACACAGCTTCTTCCCATTTACTTAATCACTTCTTTGCCACCCATATACGGACGTAATACTTCTGGAATCATAATAGAACCGTCTTCCTGCTGATAATTCTCTAAAATGGCAGCTACCGTACGGCCTAGTGCTAAACCTGAACCATTCAATGTATGAACATATTCAGGCTTGCCTTTTTCTTCACGGCGGAAGCGGATACCTGCACGCCGTGCCTGAAAGTCCTCGAAGTTTGAACAAGAGCTAATTTCACGATACGTGTTGTAACTAGGAATCCAAACTTCAATATCATACTTCTTCGCAGCTGTGAAGCCTAAATCACCTGTACACATGCTCATCACACGGTATGGAAGCTTAAGCAGCTGTAACACCTTCTCAGCGTTTCCTGTAATCTCTTCTAAACGTTCGTAGGATTCTTCAGGTGTCGTCAGCTGCACGAGTTCCACTTTATTAAATTGATGCTGACGAATTAATCCTCTTGTATCACGGCCAGCTGAACCCGCTTCAGAACGGAAATTTGTACTAAAAGCAACAAATTTCTGTGGCAGGTTATCAGCAGATAAAATCTCTTCCCGGTGATAGTTCGTCACTGGGACTTCTGCTGTTGGGATAAGGAAGTAATCCCAGTCCTCAATCTTAAAGGCATCTTCTTCAAACTTTGGCAGTTGCCCTGTCCCTGTCATAGAGGTTCGATTCACTAGTTGAGGCGGGAGCATTTCCTGATAGCCGTGCTCATCTGAATGTAGATCCATCATAAAGTTTAACAGTGCACGCTCTAAACGGGCACCCAATCCTTTATAAAAGACGAAACGGCTGCCGGTCACTTTTGAGGCACGTTCAAAATCTAAAATATCTAGTTTTGTCGCTACGTCCCAGTGAGCCTTCGCTTCAAAATCAAAAGCTGGAACCTCTCCCCACGTCTTTGCTTCAATGTTGTCGTCCTCATCTTCACCTACAGGAACGCTTTCATGCGGGATGTTTGGAATAGATAGTAACAGCGTCTCAAGTCGCTCTTCTACCTGCTTCAGTTCCGTATCAAGCTCTTTAATACGATCGCCAACTTCACGCATTTCTTTTATTTTGTCATCAGCGTCTTGCTTTTCCTTTTTCAACAGTGAAATTTCCTTGGATACCTCGTTACGGCGTGCCTTTAACTCTTCGGTTTCCTGAATTAACTCACGGCGGCGGCTGTCTAAGTCACCGAACGTATCCAATTCGGAAAGATCC carries:
- a CDS encoding LLM class flavin-dependent oxidoreductase, with the translated sequence MEKYRIDQSKGMEFGIYTLGDHLPNPLTGERISAEQRIHEIVEYAKLADQAGIDFFSVGESHQEYFATQAHAVVLAAIAQATEKIKIASSSTIISTSDPVRVYENFATLDLISKGRAEIIAGRASRIGLFDLLGYNVRDYEELYEEKFDLLRRINEEEVVNWSGEFRAPLNNAKVLPLPKNSSLPIWRAVGGSPASAIKAGNAGVPMFMAHLGGSVSVFKRTIDAYREAAQSSGFVPSELPVATAGFFYAAESSQQALRDMYPHINEGMKKTNGKGFPKQHFAQGVDPHNVMNIGSPQEIIEKILYQHEVFGHQRYIAQIDFGGMPFDRLMKNIELIGTEILPAIKKYTAKN
- a CDS encoding winged helix-turn-helix transcriptional regulator: MEKVPEYCRVEDALGILVGKWKPVILLHLLQNGTKRFSELKRSMPGITQKMLTKQLRELEDEDIVDRVVYPQVPPKVEYSITEYGRSLEPILEAMHEWGTKPTWHKMKKLNRKDN
- a CDS encoding deoxynucleoside kinase, producing the protein MGQLPFIAVEGPIGVGKTSLSKKLASQFDFHLLKEIVEENPFLGKFYANIEEWSFQTEMFFLCNRFKQLEEIEGDYLQLGKPVIADYHVAKNMIFARRTLKEDHFNKYSQIFNILTNDMPKPNMVVYLHASLDTLLERIRMRNRDVEANIQASYLQQLSQDYEDFMNHFEASHPDIPVIRLNGDQLDFVKHQDDLRYIVNQVQHHMNKGEVIK
- a CDS encoding deoxynucleoside kinase codes for the protein MNARERYGIPHDSVITIAGTVGVGKSTMTNALAESLNFRTSFEKVDKNPYLDKFYHDFERWSFHLQIYFLAERFKEQKKIFEYGGGFVQDRSIYEDTGIFARMHYEKGTMSETDYETYTNLFDAMVMTPYFPHPDLLIYLEGSFDDIITRIKDRGRPMEQQTPIEYWEEMFKRYENWIDNFNSCPVLRLNIADYDLLNDLSSVEPVLEKIGHFIHQSRKWRSSHLLT
- the serS gene encoding serine--tRNA ligase; the protein is MLDMKYLRQNFDEVKGKLKHRGEDLSELDTFGDLDSRRRELIQETEELKARRNEVSKEISLLKKEKQDADDKIKEMREVGDRIKELDTELKQVEERLETLLLSIPNIPHESVPVGEDEDDNIEAKTWGEVPAFDFEAKAHWDVATKLDILDFERASKVTGSRFVFYKGLGARLERALLNFMMDLHSDEHGYQEMLPPQLVNRTSMTGTGQLPKFEEDAFKIEDWDYFLIPTAEVPVTNYHREEILSADNLPQKFVAFSTNFRSEAGSAGRDTRGLIRQHQFNKVELVQLTTPEESYERLEEITGNAEKVLQLLKLPYRVMSMCTGDLGFTAAKKYDIEVWIPSYNTYREISSCSNFEDFQARRAGIRFRREEKGKPEYVHTLNGSGLALGRTVAAILENYQQEDGSIMIPEVLRPYMGGKEVIK